A genomic region of Enterobacter hormaechei ATCC 49162 contains the following coding sequences:
- the yfiH gene encoding purine nucleoside phosphorylase YfiH, whose amino-acid sequence MTKLIVPEWPLPEGVAACSSTRIGGVSQGAWESLNLGAHCGDNLEDVEENRKRLFAAGNLPSKPVWLEQVHGKAVLKLTGEPYASKRADASYSNTPGTVCAVMTADCLPVLFCNQAGTEVAAAHAGWRGLCEGVLEETVACFQDDSANLIAWLGPAIGPQAFEVGPEVRDAFIEKDPQAVEAFVACGDKYLADIYQLARQRLNNVGVTQIFGGDRCTFTEKGDFFSYRRDKTTGRMASFIWLI is encoded by the coding sequence ATGACCAAACTGATTGTCCCGGAGTGGCCACTGCCTGAAGGCGTGGCCGCCTGTAGTTCGACCCGTATCGGTGGCGTGAGCCAGGGCGCTTGGGAGTCTCTGAACCTCGGTGCGCACTGTGGCGATAACCTGGAAGACGTTGAAGAGAACCGTAAACGCCTCTTTGCGGCGGGAAATCTTCCTTCAAAACCGGTCTGGCTTGAGCAGGTGCACGGTAAAGCGGTGCTGAAGCTGACGGGTGAACCCTATGCGTCTAAACGCGCCGATGCTTCGTACAGTAATACGCCGGGAACGGTTTGCGCGGTGATGACCGCTGATTGCCTGCCAGTGTTGTTCTGCAATCAGGCAGGTACTGAAGTGGCTGCTGCCCATGCCGGTTGGCGAGGTTTGTGCGAAGGCGTACTGGAAGAGACCGTCGCCTGCTTCCAGGACGATTCGGCAAATCTCATCGCCTGGCTTGGCCCGGCGATTGGCCCGCAGGCATTTGAGGTCGGACCGGAAGTGCGCGATGCCTTTATAGAAAAAGATCCGCAAGCGGTCGAAGCGTTTGTTGCTTGTGGCGATAAATATCTGGCCGATATTTACCAGCTTGCCCGCCAGCGCCTGAATAACGTCGGCGTAACCCAGATCTTCGGCGGAGATCGCTGTACCTTCACCGAAAAGGGTGATTTTTTCTCCTATCGTCGCGACAAGACGACGGGCCGTATGGCAAGTTTCATTTGGCTGATATAA